Genomic segment of Gammaproteobacteria bacterium:
ATGAAGACGGTCGTCACGCACCGTGACGCCTATGGCCGGGGTCGGCACCGGTTCCACGATGCGACCTGGGGCCTGGCGGGCGACTGCGGCTATCGGCCGAAGCTGTGTCGGCCGGCACGACCGCAGACGAAGGGCAAGGTCGAGCGGGCGATCGACTACATCGCCCAGACCTTCTTCCACCCGTACGTCACGCGGCTGGCGCTCGAGGGCCGCATCCCCGAGCTCGATGAGCTCAACGCCGAGGCGAGGCTCTGGTGCGCCACCGTCGCAAACGTGCGCGTTCACGCAACGACCAAAGCTCGTCCGGTCGATCGTCTCGTCGAGGAGCGGCGGGCGATGCAGCCGTACGTCGGACCGCGAGCCGCGCCGGAGTCACCAGCCGCCGCCTGCTGGCCGCGCTATCCGCTGCAGCGCTCCCCGAAGGACTACGACGTCGTGCTGCAGGAGGTGATGCGATGAGCGAGAAGGTCGAAAAACTGTGCATGGAGCTCTCGCTCGTCGCGGTGGCACGCCAGTATGCGAACCTTGCCGACGAGGCGGCGAAGAAGAAGCGCTCCTTCGTTGAGTATCTGGAGCAGGTGCTCGGCGCCGAGGCGTCGCTGCGAGGCGAGAGGAGCCGGCAGATGCTGATCCGACTGGCGACGTTCCCGTCGGTGAAGACGCTCGAGCAGTTCGACTTCGAAGCTGCGCCGGGAGCGCCGAAGGCGCGGCTGCAGGAGCTGGCCGGCCTCGCCTTCATCGAGCGGCGCGAGAACGTGATCCTGTTAGGACCGAGCGGCACCGGAAAGACGCACCTGGCGATCGCGCTCGGCGTCAGAGAGGCCGAGCGCGGCTACAAAGTTCGCTTCGTCACTGCCGCCGATCTCGTGCTGCAGCTCGAGAAGGCGCGACGCGAGGGGCGCTTCGATCAGTACCTCCGGCGCGCGATCCTCGGACCTCGCCTTCTGATCGTCGACGAGATCGGCTATCTCCCGCTGAAGAAGGATCAGTCGGACCTCTTCTTCCAGGTC
This window contains:
- the istB gene encoding IS21-like element helper ATPase IstB; this encodes MSEKVEKLCMELSLVAVARQYANLADEAAKKKRSFVEYLEQVLGAEASLRGERSRQMLIRLATFPSVKTLEQFDFEAAPGAPKARLQELAGLAFIERRENVILLGPSGTGKTHLAIALGVREAERGYKVRFVTAADLVLQLEKARREGRFDQYLRRAILGPRLLIVDEIGYLPLKKDQSDLFFQVVAKRYEQGSVVLTSNLSFGDWEQTFDGNAALTSAMLDRLLHHAHVIQIRGDSYRLRQARQSGLIGGTVNSEAH